Genomic segment of Paenibacillus sp. FSL R5-0912:
AATACGCTCACTGTGAATGGCGAAGTACAGCCTTCAGCTGTGGGATGGTCGGATACCCTAGACCAGGTAGACTGGGCTCACCTGTCCGGCAGCACAGCCGGTGCTGATACCGGATATTATTTTCCCCAGAATGTATCGCTTAGCGCCAAGAGAGAGGCCAGAACAGGGAACTGGAAGCAGATCAATCCACGTCCGGTAACCCCGTCCACAACGATAACCCGCAATTATATGACCTTATGGCTGGATCATGGCGTGAATCCGGGTGGCGGGGAATATCAATATGTCCTGCTGCCGGGCAAGACCGCTGCTCAAGTGGCTGCTTATGCCGCAGCGCCTGATATTGAAGTACTGACAAACACATCCTCTGTTCAAGCGGTAAAAGAAACGAAGCTGGGCATCATTGGGGCGAATTTCTGGGAAGATGGGGCCAGCTCCGTCGATCTGATCTCAGTGAACAAGAAAGCATCGGTCATGACCAGAGAAGCCGAAGAGGGCGCTTTGGAACTATCGGTCAGCGATCCGACACAGTTAAATACCGGTGTAATTGAGGTTGAACTGGACCGTTCGGCAAGCGGATATACTGCAGATCCCGGAATTACAGTGACGCAGCTCAGCCCGACCATCAAATTAACAGTCAATGTCAACGCAGCCAAAGGCAAGACGTTCAAGGCCTTCTTTGAACCGGGCAGCGGTATGCCGCCAACCCTTCCTGGAGAAGAGGTTATTGTGGACAATAGCGACACCACAGGTGTGCTAAAGACGGGAAGCTGGAAGACCTCTGCGGTACAGACCGACCGGTACGGAATCAACTATGTACATGATGACAACAGCGGCAAAGGCAGCAAAAGTATTGCGTATACACCCGAGTTGCCCGTCACCGCCACTTATAGCGTCTATATGATGTGGCCGGAGCATTTTAACCGCTCCACTGCAATCCCAATTGAAGTCATTCATGCCGGCGGGACGGCAACACTCACCATAGACCAGACCTCAAACGGCGGGGTATGGAACTTAATCGGAACGTACACCTTCAATGCCGGCACCTCCGGCAGTGTGACGATCCGCAATAACGGAACAAGCGGATATGTTGCTGCCGATGCGGTCAGATTTGTGCGTAACCCGTAACTGGTAGCATTGTAGACCGATTGACCCTGGATTATTTCACCCTTGACGGTCTTCACCCGAACGAGGCTGGCTTTCAGCGGATTGCTGAGCTGGCTGTTCCTTTTCTGGAGCGCATTTGAACCGTAAATAGATAACAGCATTGTCGGACAAGAACATATACGCACAGAAAGCCGCCGGATGGGCGGCTTTCTGTGTTTTCAAAGAGGTTTCAATCAGGAATTCAAATGCAGCTGCCGGTATTCCGTCGGGGTCATGCCATAGTATTTCTTGAAATTGCGCAGAAAGCTGGAGAAGTTGGTGTAGCCGACCTGCTCGGCAATATCATTCAGCTTCATGGGGGTTTCCAGCAGCAGCCGGTGAGCGGCCTTCATGCGTACTTCAATCAGATAGTCGACAAAATTGCTGAAGGTATATTCCTTGAACAGCTTGCTTAAATAATTGGGGCTGATGCTGAACCGGTCCGCCAGATAATTAACGGAAATGTCACTCTGGGCGTAATGCTCCGTAATGTAAGAGAGAACGCTTTCAATCAACTCGCTGCTTTTTTTCTTACTGCTCCGTTTCTCCTGCAGAGACTGAATCAGTTCAGTCATCAGCGAGCTTAGAACCATCCGCATCTCGTACAATGTCTCGCATTGCTGAAGGCGGATGAACACCGCTTCATGCTCCGTCTGAAACTGTTCATTCAGGCTGGAGTCTGCTGCGGTCCGCAGCGCTTTCAGAATGACCTGCAGGCAGAGCTGGACCATCATCTCTTTGGACAGATTGCATCGCGCCGCCCGTTTGAACAGCTCCTCCAGCACGATTCCGGTTTTCTCCGCGTCCACCTGCTTGACCGTTTCCTGCACGGCATCAACGGATTCAAAGACCTCAAGCAGCCTGCCGCTGTCCCATGCGCCAACATCGTTTGAGGTGATGAGCGCATTATGACCCATGAGAATTTTACAGGATATCAGCCCTGCCGACTCCAGATAAGATTTGCGGATATCTTGAAAATGATCGTAATACTCACCCATGCTGACAGAAATTGTCCGTCTGAACTGCACCTCAACATAGGCCATGAAATACTCTCCGAATGACCTGGCTTCCGCTGTATTCTCCGCACGACCTGCATCCCTGAAGCTCAGAATCATTACCGCCTGATCATCGTTCATCTGAATCGCAGCCCCTTTGACCTTGTCCTGCCGGGAGCGGATCATCTCTTCAGCTACATTACACAGCGCGTACAGGTACAGATTCATGTCTCCAACCTTCTCCAGCATAGCCTTATTATCGAATTCAATGGTGAGGACGATATAATGCTGCGGATACAGTTCAATGCCCACATGATTAAGCATGGGCTCAGCGGAGGTGAATTTCGTCCGGTTGCCGGTCAGAATATCGAACATAATCTGCAGCTTCAGCGCCGGAATGCTCTCGTGGAGCTTCTTTTCTGCAATGGAATAGCCGGTGAATACCTGCTCTATTCTGTTCTGCAGATCATTATAGGAGAGAGCCTGTGAGGATGTTGCGCTCTGGAAACCAGATGGCGTGCGCACTGTAATCTCTTCCAGCCTTGCAATGAAAAACTCCATGGGAGCAAACCAGCGGTGATTGACGAAGCGGCTTGCAGAAACCGCGATGACAACCATGAGCACGGCCATGGCGATCAGAATATAGCGCACTGTAAGCGAAAGCGTACTGAGCTGCTGCTGGGATACGATGTAAATCAGCTTCCAGCCGGTATACGCAGAGTTATCGTAGAATACGAGATTTTTCCCGGTGGCCGTTTTCTCTACCACGTACCCCCGCCCTTCGCGTGCAAGTACCCGGGATGCGTAGCTGTTGTCCAGAATGCTCTGATGAATCAGCTTAGGGTCCTTATGGGACAGCACGTTCCCGTTCCGGTCGACCAGAAATACATTGTAGCTGTCACTGAATTGCAGATCGCCGAACATCTTCGAGATACTCTTTTCATTAATTCGCGTGACCATTACACCGCTTCTGTCTTTGGGTCCGGCGGTAAAAGGGTAATTGCGGACAAGCAGGAAATCGCTGCTCTCTGCTGCCGGAGGAGAGGCATTCCATTTGCCGGTCTTGCCGCTGCCGGTGAAGGAATTGATCCAGCCCATGGAAGGCGCTGATTTCAGCGGGTAATAGTCGGACGCAGAGAGGAGCTTGCCGCTTTTCTCCGAATACAGATAGATCGCCTTCATATTAAAATTGGCTGCGAGATTGTTGCCCAGCTGATCCTGGAGCATAGAGAGGCCCAGCAAATGCTGTGCGGAATCCGGGCCGGCGTCCTCAAAAAAAGACCGGGTATCATTACTCCGCAGCAGATTGATGGTGGTCAAATCGATTTCCTGAAGTGTGCTGTCTACCCGTTTGCTGATCTGGCTCAGCACATTCTGATTGGAACCAATCACCTGCCTTTCTAACTGGCGGATAGAGCTGATATAGCTGATCGCCACAGTCATCAAGATAATAAGGATGAATAATGCGGTATAGATGAGCTGTACTTTGGCAGAAATTCTTCTCTTCACTTGCTATCGCTCCTTAACCGGCGGATGTTCACTTCATTATATGACATAATGCAGCGGTAAGCGGGTGTCACTTTCCATTATGATGTAGCGTTATCTACAAATATTCGCCGGATAGCGGGAGATGAGAGTTCATTGTAGGTTCTGCAACTATTCAGTCTGCCGGATAGCCCGCTATAGTTAGGTGGAGGCCAGGCGCCAGGCTTCACCGTATTAGCAAGACCTAATCTGCCCAACATCACAAGTCCATTGGAGGTCAAAAGAATGTACAGAAACAGAAAGCTCACCCCCGCGTTTCTCGCGGTGCTGCTGCTAGGAACGGCGGCTTTGTCCGCATGCGGCAACAGTAACGGAAACGCCGGCACGTCCGAAGGGCCATCCCCGGCCGCTGCCTCACAGGCGCCAAGCGCAGATCCCTATGCTTCGCTGCCCAAGGAAATATCCGGTTCCATTTATGACAGGGGGCAGGTGGCAACGGGAGAAGGCTCTTATGAAGAGAACCGCTGGACAAAGTATATCAATGAGAATTCCGGAGTGAAGGTGAGTTGGGTGCCGATTCCGCGCAATCAGGAGGCGGATAAATTCAATGTGCTGATTGCTTCCGATCAGGCGCCGGATATGATGACTACCTTCAACCGCGACTTTATTGTCCGCTGGGCCGATGAAGGAGCCATTCAGCCGCTGGATGAGTATATCGACAAGTACAGCACCAGCTACAAAAAATATCTGCAGGAGCATCCCGAGCTGAAGCCGTACCTGACCCTGGATGACGGTAAAATCTATGCCATCGCCAGCATGCGGCCTGCCCGTGCCAATACCGCCATATTCATCCGGCAGGACTGGCTGGATAAACTCGGGCTGGCTATGCCGACTTCGGTGGATGAGCTGGTGGAGGTCGCCAAAGCCTTCCGGGACAAAGACCCAGACGGCAACGGTGCGGCCGATACCATTCCAATGGCGATGTCAACGGCCTACACGGCGATAACTGACGACTGGTATATGGCACGCAGTGCGGCCTGGTTCGTAGAGGACGGGAAGCTCACCCAGAGCTTCTTCACCGAACGGTATAAAGACGCGCTTGCTTTCCGCCAGCTTGCTTACCATGAGAGTCTCGTTGACAAGGAATTTGCGACAGATAAGGAATTTTCGCGGCAGAAGCAGCTGTGGACCACGGGTCGCTCCGGCATCTATTTCAGTAACCTGAACATGGACAATACCATTACCGAGCTGCGGAAAAATAATCCGGAGGCCACACTGGCCGCAGTTCCGCCTCTGTCCACGAAATATGGAACGAACGGCTATGAGGTCGAAGTCCCTAACCATCTGCTGACCGCTTTTAACAAAAACATGAAAAATCCGCAGGCCGCGATGGAATTTATCGACTGGATGCTGGATTCAGGCTGGGAGCCGCTGACCTATGGAACTGAAGGCGTACATTATCAGTTGAAGGACAGCATTCCGGTCACAACCGATTTTGACAAATGGAAGACTGAGGTCGGCTATGCTTCGGAATACCGGCTGGTTCAGCAGGAGCAGCAGACACCGGATTATTTGGTCACCCGGGCAGGGGACAGCAAAGATGATCAGGATATGGCTGCCCTCAAAAGTACGATTATAAAGAACAGTGAGACCTATACCTTCCGCAAGGATCTGCCATATATCCCGCCAGTTGCGGAATACGCCTCCATCGCCGGCCAGTTTGAAACCAAATGGAAAGAAATCAACACCCGTATGGCGATGAGCAATCAGACACCGGATGAAGCGGTCGAAGAGCTGCGCCAAGCCTGGAACAGTCTGGACGGAGACAGTGTAACCGCCAAGGTTCAGGCCTGGTACGATGCGAACAAAGACAAGCTGAAGTAAAACATACGGTTCTTGGATATAAGGGAGCTGCGGAATGTACCCTATTCCAGGCTCCCGAAATGTATAGAGGAGTGAGAAAGAGCTATATGCCAAAAACATTGCACCAGCCCTCCGGTCCGGCGGCCATACGCTCCAAAGGCCTGAACAAGCCGGGGCGGGGCCTGCTATTTTATCTCTACCGGGACCGTTATCTGTACTTGTTCCTTATTCCGGCCATGTCCTATTTCTTCCTGTTCAAATTTGTCACCCTGTACGGCGAGCTGATCGCTTTCAAGGATTTCCGTCTGCTGGACGGGGTTTGGGGCAGTCCCTGGGTGGGGCTTAAGCATTTCCATACTTTGTTTGAAAGCGCTGATTTCTGGAATGTGCTGCGCAATACCCTGCTGCTGAATTTGTACAATCTTGTTTTTGCCTTCCCGGCTCCGATCCTGCTTGCCCTGCTGCTGAATGAGCTGCGGGTGAACTGGTTCAAGCGGGCTGTGCAGAACATGCTGTATTTGCCTTTTTTCATCTCATGGGTAGTTCTGGCGGGGATCATTGTCTCTTTGCTGTCACCTTCCACCGGAGTAGTGAACGCGGCCCTGCGCCTGTTCGGGATCGATCCGGTTTACTTCATGACCAGCACCTTATGGTGGCCTGTGGTGTTCATTGTCTCCACCATCTGGCAGAGCGCGGGCTGGGGCACGATTATCTATATGGCCGCTATCTCATCTATTGACCCCGGCTTATACGAAGCGGCCAAAATCGACGGAGCCACCAAACTGCGCCAGATCTGGCATATTACGCTGCCGGGTATCCGCGGGACCATTGGTGTCCTGTTGGTTCTGCAGATGGGGAAGATGATGGATGTGGGCTTCGAGCATATCTTTAATCTGCAGAATGCCGCTGTCTTCAGTGTATCCGATGTCATCAGCACGTTCGTGTACCGCACAGGGCTGCAGAACGCGCAATACAGTCTGGCAACGGCTGTGGGATTATTCCAGGCGCTGATCGGGCTGATTCTGGTGCTGACTGTCAACAAAATTGTGAAAAAGCTGGGAGAAGGCGGATTATGGTAAACCGACTGAAAAGTATGCCGCTGTATTTGTTTCTGGCCCTGTGTGCGTTCATTACAGTGTTTCCGCTTCTGAATATTCTGGCGATGTCGCTGAGCAGCAGCCGGGCGATCATTTCGGGTGAAGTGGTATTGTGGCCGGTGGAAATTACCGTTCAGGCCTATAAACAGCTGTTTATCGACGGGCAGCTGCTCATCGCCCTCAAGAATACAGTGATCATCACAGCCGTAGGTACTATACTCCAGATGATTGCAACCACACTGGCCGCATATACGCTTTCGAAACGGAGATTGAAAGGACGGCAGATCTTTACGTTTATGGTCATGTTCAGCATGCTGTTCGGCACCGGGCTGATCCCGCTGTTCCTGCTGGTTAAGCAGCTGCACCTGATCAATACCTTCTGGGCGATCTGGCTTCCCGGGCTGGTAAGTGCTTACAATCTGTTTGTGATGAAATCATTTTTTGAAGGCCTGCCGGCCGAGCTGGAGGAATCAGCGACGATTGACGGCGCAACGGACCTGACGGTGTTCTTCAAGCTGACGCTGCCTTTATCCAAGCCCATCTTGGCTGCGATTTCGCTGTTCTATGCGGTTGCTCTGTGGAACACCTATTCCAATGCCTTGTATTTCATCAGCAAATCGCAGCTGCTGCCTGTAACAGTCAAGCTGTACCAGATGCTGCAGACGCCGATTGATTCCCTGCTTGCAGGCGGGGATTCCTCCCAATACATCCAGCCGGAGGGGCTGAAGGCCGCGGCGATCATCATCACTGTGCTGCCAATCCTCTGCGTTTATCCGTTTTTGCAAAAGCATTTTATCAAAGGGGTTCTGCTGGGCTCGGTGAAGGGCTGAAGTGCAGAATTCCATTTCCGGAGGGAACACATGAAGGTGACTACAAACTATACACTCGGTTCATTTGCGTTTGATTTACGGAAAAGTCTGGCCCCCCCGGAACATCTATGGGTGTGCAGCGGCTATAGTACAGTTGCGCCTTCCGCGCGAACGGTCTGCGGCGTTCAAGGCTGCTATTCACCGCCTTTTGCCGCCAAGGATCTGGGCGTGAAACTTCATATAACAGCGGACGGACATCCTGTCCGGGATAACGGAGACTTAGGCAAAGGGGACTGTGGCGTACTGTATGCGAAGGGCGTCTGGCAGCCTGATCAGATCAAAAGGCAAGGGACCTATCATCATCTGATGGAAGGAGAGCTGTTATCACTTGCGGTGTCCAGTGAATTGACGCCTCTGACGGATACCCATGGCTTCCTCCTGACTCAGCGGATCAAGAACCGCAGTCGTAGAACGGTAACGGTTGCGGTTCTACCGGAGCTGGTGCCGGGAAGCCCGGCCATGGTTCCGCTGGACGATTGGGACTATGGAGCACCGCTGACCTCTGCCGGTCCTGCGCTGCAGCTTGAGGAAGGAATCTGGGAGAATGAACAGGTCCGTATTACCCTGCTTCGGGAAGGCGATCAGGAGCTGAGCCTTGGAGAAGGGAAGGAGGCCGTGTTCCGGCTGGCTGCGGTTCTGACTCCTGCCGGACAAGAGTTCCGTTGGGAAGAAGGGCAGACCCTGAAAGAGCTGGGGGGGCGGACAACCGCTGTCTGGGAGCACCGGCTTGAGGAGGCCTGCCGTGAATTGCCGGTGCTGCAATCGGATATTCCGGGTCTGGAAGACTATTACCGCCGCTCATTGATCAGCGGGATGGTCTGTCTGTGGGAGAATCCGGAATTCGCCATTCAGCCGTTTCCTGCCGTTTCCGGGCTGGAAGGTGCCGGAATCTGCTGTTATCCATGGGATGCGGGGGGATACGGTGCAAGAACGCTGGCGCTGATGCTGGGGAAGGACAAAGCGGCAGAGCTGGCTAGTCTGATGGCAGCCAGCGGCATTGAACGGCACTCCCGGTTTGCTCCCAGCGGACAAGGCGCCCATGTGCCCTATTCGTATAGCTTATGGTCCTTCCTGAACTTTGCCTGGTCGATCTTTGTACTGCACGGAGAAGGGGCAAAACTGTTCCCGACCATGCGGACACTGGCCTTATATGACGATAGCCGGTTGCCGGAGTGGAATGAGCTGCTGGATTACGGCCTTCAACCGAACCTGCTGGAAATGCGGGGGGCAGGCTATGAACATATTGTAGCCAGTCCGAATGCCGAGCGGGCCTGGAGCTATGACCGCTTGGCCGATCTGGCGCAGCATCTGGATCTGGCGGCGGATCAACCCGCACAGGAATGGCGGGACAAGGCGGAGCGTATCCGCCAGTCGATCCGCACCCATCTGTGGGATGAGGACAAAGCCTGGTTCAAGGCCATATATCCCGAAGGCCATGCGGAATCGATCTATTCGATTCAATATTATGACGCGCTGCGCTTCGGGGCCTGCACCGAGGAGATGAAGGAGGGAATGTTCGCACAGGTTAGGGATGGGGCATTTCTCGGCAAATACGGCGTAAGCAGTATCTCGGCCGAAGATGAGCTGCATTATGAGCAGAATGATCCGGACTGGTCGGGAGGCGGGGCTTATACCGGGGATGGGCCGATGCTGGCGCTGACATTGTGGGAATCCGGACGCGATGAGCTGGCGTGGGATACATTGAGGCGTCACTTCTGGATGGGGCAGCATCTGCCGTATTATCCGCAGGAGCATTACTGTGACCGCCCGGCTGTACCCGTGCATAAGCGGGCGAATGTGGTCGCAGGCTTGGCCGGTGCGGAAGCCATTCTGTTCGGCCTGGCCGGTCTTGATCCCCGCCTGGACGGCAGCTTATGGATTCATCCCCGCCCGCCCGCTGAAGGAAGGGTCTCTCTTTCCGGTTTCGCTTTCCGGGGGCATATCATTGATGTGCGGATGAGCCCGGAATGGTGCGAAATCATCTGTGATGAAGAGGTAATCTACAGCGGTGTGCCCAGCCTCCGTGAGGTTGTTCAGTCCACCGGGAGCCGGAGGAATTGAAGAGAGAGAAAGGAGCGGACGCTATGAAGGGAAACTGGAATTTCGAGCTTGTGGTGGTGGGAGCCGGAGTCGGCGGGATCAGCGCAGCCCTGGCCGCTGCGAGGTTGTTCCGGCGGGTGCTGCTGATTGAGGCGGGGCCTGAAGTCGGAGGCACCGGCGTCTTCTCCAGCGTCTCGCTGATCTGCAATTTCCGCGACAGAATGGGACGCCCGGTTACAAGCGGCATTCACCGCGAGCTGTTCCCGGCGGCGTATACCCATTACAACGAACAGCGGGTGCCGACCTATGATGAGCAGTCTCTGAAGTCCACCTACCAGCAGCTCCTGGAAGCCGAGCCAACGCTAACTGTGTGGACCGGGTGCTCGGTGAAAGAGGTTGATGTGGAGAAGGGTCGGATTCAGCGACTTCACCTTCAGGGCAATCAGGCTGGAACGGTTGCCGCAGAGGTATTTCTGGATGCAACGGCGGACGGTAATCTGTCCGCAATGGCAGGGATGCAGTACGAAATCGGCCGTGAAGGTGACGGCAAGCTGCAATCAGCCACCGCCACCTTTCGTGTGAGCGGCTTCGATCCCATGAAGCTGAAGAATCCGGATATCCAGACCTGGCCGGCGATCCATTCCCTGCGGCTTGAGCTGCTGCCGTATTATCAGGAGCTTAAGGACAAGGGGGAGACCGCTAATCCAAGGCAGAGCATCACCTGCTTTCCTTATCCGGACGGCAAGTCGCTGCTCTTCAACTCCACCTCTGTGCTGGGAGTGGACCCTACCTGTCGGGATTCAGTAAGCCTGGGCATGGAGGAGGGTACCCGGCAAGCCAATGAACTGTTCGGGGCCATCTGCGGGCATCCGGCATTCCGGCAGGCCAAGCTGGATTATATCGCGCCGCGACTCGGTGTCAGGGAAGGCCGGCGGATCACTGGTGAGTATGTCCTGACAGCCGAAGATTGCCTGAACAACCGGCATTTCGGGGATATGATTGCAGCATGCGCCTACTCACTGGACATTCACAGCCCGGATGGAGGAGCGACCCGGCTGGAGCGCATTCCCGGGGACGGATATTACCATATTCCCTATCGTTCCCTGATCCCCGTGGGCTGCTCCAATCTCCTGCTTGCCTCCCGCTGCATCAGCGGAACCCATGAGGCGCACAGCTCTTACCGGATCATGGCGTCGGTCAGCGCCATCGGTGAAGCGGCGGGGGTTGCTGCCTCGCTGGCCGTGATTCAGGGGAAGGCGGATGTAAGGGAGGTGATGCCTGCACATATCCGTTATGTGCTGCAGCTGCGGGGGCAATTCACAGATGGTGAAGTGGAGCGGATTCCGCTTCCGGCCAGTCCGCATCAGGAACAGCCTGTATCATTGGAACCGAACTTCAAGTCAAGTCATGACTGACCATTCAGAAGGGAGGAACGGGCAACGATGAGGAGAAGAGGCAAGCAAGCAGTGTGGGCGTTGATCATCCTGCTGGTATTCTCCATGGCGGCAGAGGGGTTCCCCTCTGCTGTCTACGGAGAACAATTGAGAGCGATTGCATCAACTGGGGGAATCATACCGCCGGATGCTTCGGGTACTCCCGCCAGCGTAACGGAGTCCGTCTATGAAGAACTGGGGTCCCCGGTCATTACAGACTGGGAAGACTTCCGTGGCAGCTTCGGTAAGCATACGCACGCTTTGGCTCTGGAAGCGGAGGACATCGTCATTGACGGTGCAGTGGACGAGTGGAGCCGCTACGCAGAGATCCGGCTGCCGGAGGCTGCCGGACAGGTACTGGTCGAAGGCTGGGGAGGGCCTGCGGATGTGTCTGCCAGCGTGTATCTCGCCTATGACCAGAGCTACTTCTACTGGGCGGCGAAGGTGAAGGATAATGTGCATGTTCCTGTCTCCGACAGCACCATGTGGAGAGGGGACAGTATCCAGTTCGCCTTCAGTCCCGGCGGCAGCTACGGGCCGGAATACGCCATCAATTATATGGACGGGCAAGCACATGTCTGGCAGTTCAGCGAAGGCGGAGCCCCAGCAGGAGAGGAAGTGATCACGGCTGCAGCCAGCCGGACCGGACAGGAGACCTCCTTTGAGGTACGGATGCCGTGGTCTGCCATCTCCACGGGTATACCGGAGAATGGGGAGCTTCCGTTCACACTGCTGTTCAACGACAATGACGGCGCGGGCCGCCGGGGCTGGCTGGAATGGACACCGGGCATCGGCAAAGCCAAAAGTCCGGCTGACCATGCAGTGGTTCATCTGGTCCCTTCCGCCGCCCCTTGGAGCTTCTGGGTGGAAGGTCCCCGGGAGATCAATGTGAATACGACTGTCTCTTATTCGGTGTATGCTGTGAACACGACCAGTGAACCGCATAACCTCCATCTGTCATCCAGCCTGCCGGGCGTTGAAGTGGATTTCACGCTGCCTGCCGGCTCGGCCGCCGGATGGAGCCTGCCGTTCACCACGGCGGACCCCGGAGAGCAGCTGCTTAAATTCACGCTTGCGCAGCAAGGGAGTATTGCCGGCAAGAGGCAGGAGCTGAAGGTGACTGCGGTGCTCGATCCCGCAGAGATTGAGGCCATGCTGGACAGTGTGAATGCACAACTGCCCGGTCTGGAGCAGCTGCTGCTGCAATGTGAGGCACAAGGACTGTCCACAGATTATGAGCGCATTGATTATACCGTAATCAAGGACTTCATTGGTTACGGCAAGGAGGATATCGTGCAGGGGCGGCTCGGCAGAGCGCAGTATGTGGCGGCTGAGCTGGAGACGCTGCTTACGGGCAGCATGCAGCAGCTGGAGGGGTATCTGGACGGCAGCCTGACCCCGCAGTCCGCTCCCCGCTATGTCTCCGGACGCCCGGAGATTTCCGGATATTCCTTCTTCGGTGACACCATCGTGAGGAGTACGGGCGTCACCGAAGAACGGCCAATCTTCTTCACGGGCTACGGTCACTTCAACCAGGTGAAGCGGGACATTCCGAAGCTTCAGGATCTCGGAGCTAACGTAATCCAGATTGAGCTGGGGCCAAGGGATGTCATTCTGGACAAACAAGATTTCGTAAACCGTTACACCGTCAACCGCTCCGGTGCGGTGTCCGCTACAGCAGCAATTACAGAAGGGATAAGCCATTCCGGCAATCATTCCCTGAAGATTGCCAATGCATCGCCGCGGCAGTCGAATGTATTCATCAATGTCGCCCAGACCATAGCAGTAGAGCCGGAGACTACCTATGAATTCAAGGTATGGGTGAAGGGTGACAATGCCAGGAACGTCTGGTTCCCGGGCGGAACGGGCTGGAAGCAGCGTCAGCCGTTGCCTGGCGGAACCTATGACTGGACAGAAGTAACATTCGAATATACCACAGCGAAGGGGGAGGTATCCTACCCGCTGGTTATTTTATCCGAGAATACAGGTACGGTCTGGGTGGATGACTTAAGCGTCGTCAAGGCTGGGAGCATGGTGAATCTGATTCAGAATCCCGGCTTTGAGGATCTGGGCGGTTATTCCCCAGACAAGGAGTACGTTGTCTCCACCCGCAATATCCAATCGGAGCTGTTACCGGCGCTGCAGCGGGCTGAGGATTATGATGTTGCGGTCAATCTCCTGATATCCCCGCATTATTTTCCGGACTGGGTGCTCGCAAAGTGGCCGGAGCTGAAGGTGGAGAATAACGGCTCTATCAAATTCTCCCTGTTTGAGCCGATGGCCCAATCCATTATAGAGGATTATCTGCGAGCCTTGATTCCCGCCATCAAGGATTATGATTCGCTGCAGAGTCTTACGCTCACCAACGAATCGGTCTATACGGCCAATAAGGATGCCTATGCGATGCCTGCCTGGCACGAGTATCTTGAAGGCATCTATAACGGCGATATCGGGCAGCTGAACGGCGTCTATCAAACGGCCTATAGCTCTTTTACCGGAGTACCTATGCCTGAGAATATTACAGCTTCTCCGGCGTCTTATGACTATGTGCTGTTCAACCAGGATTACTTCGCCAGCTGGCATGAATGGATGGCCGGAATTATCCATGAGCTTGCTCCAGAGTTGCCTGTGCAGGCGAAAATCATGGGTGATCCCCGGGGTAGCCTGTCCTGGGGCGTGGATATCGAGCGCTTCTCGGAGTTCAGCCAGATCAACGGCAATGACAACTGGAATTATATCAACGAAGGCCCGAAGGGCTTCATGGAAGAACTCAGCTTCTATGATTTGCAGGCCTCCTTCAAAGAAGCCCCAGTCTTTAATTCGGAGCATCATCTGATCGCTGACGGGGACAAAATGTATACGCCGGAGCAGGCGAAGCATGTCCGTTCGGTACTGTGGCAGAGCGCGATTCACGGCCGGGGCGGCTCGGCCATCTGGGTATGGGAGCGGACTTACAATGAGACGGCCAGCACCGAGGGCA
This window contains:
- a CDS encoding sugar-binding protein yields the protein MRRRGKQAVWALIILLVFSMAAEGFPSAVYGEQLRAIASTGGIIPPDASGTPASVTESVYEELGSPVITDWEDFRGSFGKHTHALALEAEDIVIDGAVDEWSRYAEIRLPEAAGQVLVEGWGGPADVSASVYLAYDQSYFYWAAKVKDNVHVPVSDSTMWRGDSIQFAFSPGGSYGPEYAINYMDGQAHVWQFSEGGAPAGEEVITAAASRTGQETSFEVRMPWSAISTGIPENGELPFTLLFNDNDGAGRRGWLEWTPGIGKAKSPADHAVVHLVPSAAPWSFWVEGPREINVNTTVSYSVYAVNTTSEPHNLHLSSSLPGVEVDFTLPAGSAAGWSLPFTTADPGEQLLKFTLAQQGSIAGKRQELKVTAVLDPAEIEAMLDSVNAQLPGLEQLLLQCEAQGLSTDYERIDYTVIKDFIGYGKEDIVQGRLGRAQYVAAELETLLTGSMQQLEGYLDGSLTPQSAPRYVSGRPEISGYSFFGDTIVRSTGVTEERPIFFTGYGHFNQVKRDIPKLQDLGANVIQIELGPRDVILDKQDFVNRYTVNRSGAVSATAAITEGISHSGNHSLKIANASPRQSNVFINVAQTIAVEPETTYEFKVWVKGDNARNVWFPGGTGWKQRQPLPGGTYDWTEVTFEYTTAKGEVSYPLVILSENTGTVWVDDLSVVKAGSMVNLIQNPGFEDLGGYSPDKEYVVSTRNIQSELLPALQRAEDYDVAVNLLISPHYFPDWVLAKWPELKVENNGSIKFSLFEPMAQSIIEDYLRALIPAIKDYDSLQSLTLTNESVYTANKDAYAMPAWHEYLEGIYNGDIGQLNGVYQTAYSSFTGVPMPENITASPASYDYVLFNQDYFASWHEWMAGIIHELAPELPVQAKIMGDPRGSLSWGVDIERFSEFSQINGNDNWNYINEGPKGFMEELSFYDLQASFKEAPVFNSEHHLIADGDKMYTPEQAKHVRSVLWQSAIHGRGGSAIWVWERTYNETASTEGSILHRPDVIAQAGRTNLDLNRLSGQVTAFQNEQPQAAILYSTASGVFSGEYSAVSLRAYEALSYSGYKAGYVSEKQVDNGGLDTYKLLIVPNASRVNPETLTGIRQFMEQGGRVLLIGSHALELTPHGAPLSAADRSYVFTHADKISATDWTAGQIRDFLLPVLMAVNPGQLLLLDPADNAPVYNVEWRTVEYGGQTLVNVVNYGPEPVEVKAVRSGVTANGFMDLITDQSSAGQTIELQPLTPYLFSLGM